One segment of Pseudomonadota bacterium DNA contains the following:
- the waaF gene encoding lipopolysaccharide heptosyltransferase II, producing MTGKTIVYLPNWLGDMVMAIPFLNSLRASLNGDLWGIGKANAIHIYNGLGIFDRFMPLESRGPIPLLDMITLVKDLDFERGIALPHSFRSALLFYLARINERIGYPRNKRGFMLTQHVAEGNILEPTVEHYLKIIDALGGKRLSDTPALCVTEDEEHKFDQSNMDINKPYVAFIVGAQYGPSKCWPPGHFSKLADMIAENYGMKVYVLPGKGEEDLAREIYNETERKEFIVIKPMGIRELKVCLSRASVVVSNDTGPRHISAALSVPTIVLLGPMDERYTQYPNNYTYQISENIPCRPCNNKKCNKNHECLKDISPKEVFLKLGEIIEKRQQSEETKAGRENR from the coding sequence GTGACTGGAAAGACGATAGTTTATCTGCCTAACTGGCTGGGTGATATGGTGATGGCAATCCCTTTTCTTAATTCCCTGAGGGCATCCCTCAACGGTGATCTGTGGGGGATTGGAAAAGCAAACGCCATACATATTTACAACGGTCTCGGCATTTTTGACAGGTTTATGCCCTTGGAAAGCAGAGGGCCTATCCCGTTGCTTGATATGATAACCCTTGTGAAAGATCTTGATTTTGAGAGAGGCATTGCATTGCCCCATTCTTTCCGTTCTGCTCTTCTCTTCTATTTGGCCCGTATCAACGAAAGAATCGGATACCCCAGAAATAAGAGAGGTTTTATGCTCACGCAGCATGTGGCAGAAGGCAATATACTTGAACCCACCGTAGAGCATTACCTGAAGATTATTGATGCTCTGGGCGGTAAAAGGCTGTCTGATACACCTGCTCTTTGCGTTACGGAAGATGAGGAGCATAAATTTGACCAGAGCAATATGGATATTAATAAACCCTATGTGGCCTTTATTGTCGGTGCTCAATACGGTCCGTCAAAATGCTGGCCCCCCGGTCATTTCTCGAAACTTGCTGATATGATCGCAGAGAATTATGGTATGAAAGTATATGTATTACCGGGTAAAGGCGAGGAAGATCTTGCCCGTGAGATTTATAACGAAACTGAACGGAAAGAATTTATAGTAATAAAACCTATGGGCATAAGAGAGTTGAAGGTTTGCCTTTCAAGGGCATCGGTTGTTGTGAGCAATGATACGGGTCCAAGACATATTTCGGCAGCGCTTTCTGTACCCACTATTGTGCTTTTGGGACCTATGGATGAAAGGTATACCCAATATCCGAATAATTATACATATCAGATCAGCGAAAATATACCGTGCAGGCCCTGTAATAACAAAAAATGCAATAAAAACCACGAATGCCTGAAAGACATAAGCCCGAAAGAGGTATTTTTGAAGCTGGGAGAAATTATTGAAAAGAGGCAACAAAGTGAAGAAACTAAAGCCGGAAGGGAAAACAGGTGA